A window of Macrotis lagotis isolate mMagLag1 chromosome X, bilby.v1.9.chrom.fasta, whole genome shotgun sequence contains these coding sequences:
- the KAT8 gene encoding histone acetyltransferase KAT8, with protein MATASSAAAATVGAPGEGEAGGVERAVAEGTSPPPGRASPPAPARGEPEVTVEIGETYLCRRPDSTWHSAEVIQSRVNDQEGREEFYVHYVGFNRRLDEWVDKNRLALTKTVKEAVQKNSEKYLSELAEQPERKITRNQKRKHDEINHVQKTYAEMDPTTAALEKEHEAITKVKYVDKIHIGNYEIDAWYFSPFPEDYGKQPKLWLCEYCLKYMKFEKSYRFHLGQCQWRQPPGKEIYRKNNISVYEVDGKDHKIYCQNLCLLAKLFLDHKTLYFDVEPFVFYILTEVDRQGAHIVGYFSKEKESPDGNNVACILTLPPYQRRGYGKFLIAFSYELSKLESTVGSPEKPLSDLGKLSYRSYWSWVLLEILRDFRGTLSIKDLSQMTSITQNDIISTLQSLNMVKYWKGQHVICVTPKLVEEHLKSAQYKKPPITVDSVCLKWAPPKHKQVKLSKK; from the exons ATGGCGACCGCCAGCTCTGCGGCGGCCGCCACGGTCGGAGCCCCGGGGGAGGGCGAGGCCGGGGGCGTGGAGAGAGCGGTGGCTGAAGGGACTTCCCCGCCCCCGGGCCGCGCCTCCCCTCCGGCCCCGGCCCGCGGCGAGCCCGAGGTCACGGTGGAGATCGGAGAAACCTACCTCTGCCGCCGGCCGGACAGCACTTGGC ACTCAGCAGAGGTGATTCAGTCCCGGGTGAATGACCAAGAAGGACGAGAGGAATTCTATGTACATTATGTGGGCT TTAACCGGAGGCTGGATGAATGGGTGGACAAGAATCGGCTAGCCTTGACCAAGACAGTGAAAGAAGCTGTCCAGAAGAACTCTGAGAAGTACCTAAGTGAACTGGCAGAGCAGCCTGAGCGCAAGATCACCCGAAACCAGAAACGGAAGCATGATGAGATCAACCATGTGCAGAAG ACCTATGCAGAAATGGATCCTACAACAGCAGCACTAGAAAAGGAACATGAGGCG ATTACCAAGGTGAAGTATGTAGACAAGATTCACATTGGAAACTATGAAATTGATGCCTGGTACTTCTCCCCATTCCCAGAAGATTATGGAAAACAGCCCAAACTTTGGCTCTGTGAATACTGCCTAAAGTACATGAAATTTGAGAAGAGCTACCGTTTCCATTTG GGGCAGTGCCAGTGGAGACAGCCACCCGGCAAGGAAATCTACCGAAAGAACAACATCTCAGTATATGAGGTGGATGGCAAGGATCATAAG ATTTATTGCCAGAACCTGTGTCTATTGGCCAAACTCTTCCTGGACCACAAGACCCTGTACTTTGATGTGGAACCATTTGTCTTCTACATCTTGACTGAGGTGGACAGACAGGGGGCCCATATCGTGGGCTACTTCTCTAAG GAGAAGGAGTCCCCTGATGGGAATAATGTGGCCTGTATCCTGACCCTCCCCCCATATCAGCGCCGAGGTTATGGCAAGTTCCTCATTGCTTTCA GTTATGAATTGTCAAAGTTGGAGAGTACAGTGGGTTCTCCAGAGAAGCCTTTGTCAGACCTGGGCAAACTGAGCTATCGTAGTTACTGGTCCTGGGTCCTGCTGGAGATCCTGAGGGATTTCAGGGGCACACTGTCCATCAAAGACCTCAG CCAGATGACCAGCATCACACAAAATGACATCATCAGCACTCTGCAGTCACTCAACATGGTCAAGTACTGGAAAGGGCAGCATGTCATCTGTGTCACCCCCAAGCTAGTAGAAGAACACCTTAAGAGTGCCCAGTATAAGAAGCCACCCATAACAG TGGACTCCGTCTGTCTCAAGTGGGCACCACCCAAGCATAAACAAGTAAAGTTGTCCAAGAAGTGA
- the PRSS8 gene encoding prostasin, whose translation MNWRMGLGSQWPLALLSMLSLLNLLSLGRGADGKEEVSCGVASQTRIMGGSNASPGQWPWQVSITYNGIHVCGGSLVSKQWVLTAAHCFPSEHRLEDYEVKLGAHQLSTYNPDAVVQRVIKVFSHHDYIMEGSQGDIALLQLKSPVNFSRSIRPVCLPAANASFPNGLQCTVTGWGNIHSSVSLPNPKILQQLDVPLISRETCNCLYNINPDPNEPHVIQPDMMCAGFVQGGKDACQGDSGGPLSCSVEGRWFQAGVVSWGDACGAPNRPGVYTLTSKYASWIHQKVSEIQTHHVPLTQESHLDMHLCRKDLSKITSASALPAPSLLLPFSVSVIIYHLLL comes from the exons ATGAACTGGAGGATGGGCCTGGGGTCCCAGTGGCCCCTAGCATTGCTGTCAATGCTAAGCTTGTTGAATCTGCTATCGCTGGGAAGGG GGGCTGATGGGAAAGAAG AAGTTTCCTGTGGTGTGGCTTCTCAGACACGAATCATGGGAGGTAGCAATGCCTCTCCAGGTCAGTGGCCATGGCAGGTCAGCATCACCTACAATGGCATCCACGTATGTGGTGGCTCTCTCGTATCCAAACAGTGGGTGCTGACTGCAGCTCACTGTTTCCCAAG TGAGCACAGGCTGGAAGACTATGAGGTGAAGCTGGGGGCTCATCAGCTCAGCACCTATAACCCTGATGCAGTAGTTCAGAGAGTTATCAAGGTCTTCTCCCATCATGACTATATTATGGAAGGCTCCCAGGGGGACATTGCTCTCCTTCAATTGAAATCTCCCGTGAACTTCTCGAGGTCCATCCGTCCTGTTTGCCTACCAGCAGCCAATGCCTCCTTCCCCAATGGACTCCAGTGTACTGTCACAGGCTGGGGTAATATACACAGCTCAG TGAGTCTCCCGAACCCCAAGATCTTACAGCAGCTGGATGTGCCTTTGATTAGCCGGGAGACATGCAACTGTCTTTATAATATAAATCCTGATCCTAATGAGCCACATGTCATCCAGCCGGACATGATGTGTGCTGGCTTTGTACAAGGTGGCAAGGATGCCTGCCAG GGAGATTCTGGAGGGCCACTCTCTTGCTCTGTGGAAGGCCGTTGGTTTCAGGCTGGTGTTGTGAGCTGGGGAGATGCCTGTGGGGCTCCCAACAGGCCTGGAGTCTATACTCTGACCTCCAAGTATGCTTCATGGATCCACCAGAAAGTCTCAGAGATCCAGACCCATCATGTGCCCCTGACTCAAGAGTCCCATTTGGATATGCATCTCTGTAGGAAGGATCTCAGCAAGATTACCTCAGCCTCAGCCCTCCCAGCCCCAAGCCTGCTACTGCCCTTCAGTGTGTCAGTCATCATTTATCATCTCCTGCTCTAA